A DNA window from Hemibagrus wyckioides isolate EC202008001 linkage group LG11, SWU_Hwy_1.0, whole genome shotgun sequence contains the following coding sequences:
- the znf648 gene encoding zinc finger protein 648, with the protein MAENCNSLKPDIFSDKAYMSKRSIRKTLINKIRYVPIERELTANAKESSSSAGCETQQEMNECKNVSVIQEVGSKPEEVSSFAGLGLKPEEDWTEFELAPALETQQDTTVDKTVAKQSREHEPNSEPKQTGKPHYFFAAMKKRCIEGDAENRPYKCPYCSWAFKKSSNLLSHMETHSGLKPHVCELCGKAYAHQGTLQQHKRLHTGERPYSCPFCDKTYTWSSDHRKHIRTHTGEKPYICTECGKEFVRSSDLRKHERNMHTNNKPFLCRACGKTFNKPLALLRHERTHLGERPFICPDCGKTFALPSRLAEHQKVHSGLRPYVCPICTKAFTKSSNLNEHLSVHTGFRPHTCGECGVAFAMPSRLLRHQRAHAARRLQQVIQLPV; encoded by the coding sequence ATGGCAGAAAATTGTAACAGCTTGAAGCCTGACATCTTCAGTGATAAAGCCTACATGTCAAAAAGAAGCATCAGAAAGaccttaattaataaaatacgTTATGTTCCCATTGAGAGGGAACTCACCGCTAATGCTAAGGAATCATCGTCCTCTGCTGGCTGTGAAACACAGCAGGAAATGAATGAGTGTAAAAATGTTAGTGTTATCCAGGAGGTTGGATCTAAGCCTGAGGAAGTGTCCAGCTTTGCCGGCCTGGGGCTGAAACCTGAGGAAGACTGGACTGAGTTTGAGTTGGCACCAGCTCTAGAAACACAACAGGACACCACAGTAGATAAGACTGTAGCAAAGCAATCCAGGGAACACGAGCCAAATTCAGAACCAAAACAAACCGGCAAGCcacattatttttttgcagCTATGAAGAAGCGGTGCATAGAGGGAGATGCAGAAAACCGCCCGTACAAGTGCCCTTACTGCAGCTGGGCCTTTAAGAAATCCAGCAACCTACTGAGCCACATGGAGACACACAGTGGGCTGAAGCCACACGTGTGCGAGCTGTGCGGAAAAGCCTACGCACATCAGGGCACCCTGCAGCAGCACAAGCGGCTACACACAGGTGAGCGGCCCTACAGCTGTCCATTCTGCGATAAGACCTACACATGGTCCTCTGACCACCGCAAGCACATCCGCACACACACTGGCGAGAAGCCGTACATATGCACAGAGTGTGGCAAGGAATTTGTGCGCTCATCAGACTTGCGCAAGCATGAGCGCAACATGCACACCAACAACAAGCCCTTCCTGTGTCGTGCATGTGGCAAGACCTTCAACAAACCTCTAGCACTGCTACGGCATGAGCGTACGCACCTGGGTGAGCGGCCTTTCATCTGTCCAGACTGTGGCAAAACCTTCGCTCTTCCCTCCCGTCTGGCTGAGCACCAGAAAGTCCACAGTGGTTTGAGGCCGTACGTCTGCCCCATCTGCACAAAAGCCTTCACTAAGTCCTCAAACCTGAATGAGCACCTGAGTGTTCACACGGGTTTCCGTCCGCACACGTGTGGCGAGTGCGGTGTGGCTTTTGCCATGCCTTCACGCCTGCTACGGCACCAGCGTGCACATGCAGCCCGACGACTGCAGCAGGTCATTCAGTTACCAGTTTAG
- the sec16b gene encoding protein transport protein Sec16B isoform X2 codes for MDPRGQDWNEQWTQNQLSDHRARDEQYRFHYTGKRGHYPPANIRESERQWYAPDPRYMYYMSGPPPAESAYSNQTYTPDRTRSQSRQGYDYPPQGYWDYRNDYSYYDHGYYRGHYGYPAASDASGWPVQGWRTEGHQEWSGATYTPQHGYEPRRDSGQYDGGISVRESMDTRNEAGEVSEPGGLASSKTSGLSSSTYELSQYMNGEEQSNAPPPAHSEPESKSMVPLKFSVPHVALSFGPAGQLVRVTPALPSHGEPAQVEVHSLEVILSHTHEQNDMRGFPGPLAREDLHKVDVINFALQMADSCLKDETTLKAPSASLLWHLLVLLCRQNGRIVGSDIAELLLRGRHIVGACDGDGEQSDVGSLIDLNETPKSEMDSFNASDLLTGNPLSSEETSEQNIQNYTKLLLAGRKKEALESAMTSGLWGHALFLASKMDSRAYSTVLSRFTASLSSSDPLQTLFQFLSGRIPAVATSYSKEKWGDWRPHLAVMLSNETGDSALHCRSIINLGDVLASRGLLHAAHICYLMAHTPFGWYTNKAQHLVLLSSNHNASFADFCHNSAIRCTEVFEYCQRLSNPSFAIPSFLVYKFVYACRLLDCGLFSQAFHYCELVAKALLAIQEPHIILLHEVIKMVDRLKHSETQISETGADPDWLSHLRQRLQDLQMGDSGSNGFYVSAAKATAWNREEKRECADLNQDELSTSEMIHTTLTDDNHNDSGNVHSNQFLSAAHPQSSYPSEEQSYSTYSPAEHSYPCYPSEEQSYMPETQTCVAEEQPPQIYAPIPMYSHQNLVSSELPPIPAVQDSVSHPNTSYHQTESSLDPRSHSNTDGDFSAGKNMMGGPQNGTALGSADLSMEPAAQANTNETNTQKSEKESKSGWFSGWFRSKTRETPEEQYEQTKPAFMESTPIPTFPAPPKVSSTMLPSQTQAAGINPFSKRAGLKPGAALGQGP; via the exons GCAGGGATACGATTATCCTCCTCAGGGCTACTGGGACTACAGGAATGACTACAGCTATTATGACCATGGCTACTACAGAGGACATTATGGATATCCAG CAGCCTCAGATGCCAGTGGATGGCCAGTGCAGGGATGGAGGACAGAGGGGCATCAGGAGTGGTCAGgagccacatacacacctcagcACGG GTATGAGCCAAGAAGAGACAGTGGACAGTATGACGGTGGTATATCTGTGAGAGAAAGCATGGATACCAGGAATGAAGCTGGAGAG GTATCTGAACCTGGAGGCCTGGCCAGCTCTAAAACCTCTGGCTTGTCGTCGAGCACGTACGAACTCAGCCAGTACATGAATGGAGAGGAGCAGAGCAATGCTCCACCTCCAGCACACTCAG AGCCTGAGTCCAAGTCAATGGTTCCGCTGAAGTTCAGTGTTCCTCATGTGGCTTTGAGCTTTGGGCCTGCAGGGCAGCTGGTGAGAGTCACTCCAGCTTTGCCATCTCATGGGGAACCTGCTCAGGTGGAGGTCCACAGCCTGGAG GTTATACTAAGTCATACGCATGAGCAGAATGACATGAGAGGCTTTCCTGGACCACTGGCGAG GGAGGATCTGCATAAGGTGGATGTCATTAACTTTGCCCTACAGATGGCTGATTCTTGTCTGAAGGATGAAACCACACTTAAGGCTCCCTCTGCCTCCCTCCTGTGGCATCTCCTGGTACTGCTGTGTAGACAGAACGGG AGAATCGTCGGTTCTGATATTGCAGAACTCCTGCTTCGAGGAAGACACATCGTAGGAGCGTGTGATGGAGATGGCGAGCAGTCAGATGTGGGCAGCCTCATCGATCTGAATGAAACTCCAAAATCGGAGATGGATAGCTTTAACGCTTCGGATCTCCTAACCGGAAACCCGCTCAGTAGTGAAGAAACTTCAGAGCAAAACATCCAGAACTACACCAAACTCCTGCTGGCTGGAAGAAAGAAG GAAGCGCTGGAGTCAGCCATGACAAGTGGCTTATGGGGTCATGCTCTGTTTCTGGCCAGCAAGATGGACAGTAGGGCCTACAGCACTGTACTGAGTAG gTTTACAGCGAGTCTATCTTCTAGTGATCCACTCCAAACCCTTTTCCAGTTCCTTTCTGGGAGGATTCCAGCTGTTGCCACG tcCTATAGTAAGGAGAAGTGGGGTGATTGGAGGCCTCACCTTGCTGTTATGTTGTCCAACGAAACTGGAGATTCTGCATTGCACTGCAGGTCTATCATAAACTTGGGTGACGTACTAG CTTCCAGAGGCCTGCTGCATGCAGCTCACATCTGCTACCTCATGGCTCACACACCCTTCGGCTGGTACACAAACAAAGCACAGCATCTGGTGCTACTCAGCAGCAATCATAA TGCTTCATTTGCTGACTTCTGTCATAATTCAGCCATTCGTTGCACTGAGGTGTTTGAATACTGCCAGAGATTGTCAAACCCGTCCTTCGCCATCCCTTCTTTTCTG GTGTATAAGTTTGTGTATGCGTGTCGATTGCTGGATTGCGGACTGTTCTCACAGGCCTTCCATTACTGTGAGCTTGTAGCCAAAGCTCTACTCGCTATACAAGAGCCACACATCATACTGCTCCATGAAGTTATCAAG ATGGTGGACAGGCTTAAACATTCTGAAACACAGATCAGTGAGACAGGCGCTGATCCAGACTGGCTGTCTCACCTTCGGCAGCGTCTACAGGACCTGCAG ATGGGAGACTCAGGCAGTAATGGTTTCTACGTCTCAGCTGCAAAAGCCACTGCTTGGAACCGAGAGGAGAAGAGGGAGTGTGCAG ATCTTAACCAAGATGAACTTTCCACCAGTGAGATGATCCACACTACACTTACTGATGACAATCATAATGATTCAGGAAATGTGCATTCCAATCAGTTTCTGTCTGCAGCACATCCCCAGTCCTCCTACCCCTCAGAAGAGCAGTCTTACTCCACTTACTCCCCAGCAGAACACTCCTACCCCTGCTACCCCTCAGAGGAACAATCGTACATGCCAGAAACCCAAACATGTGTTGCTGAAGAGCAGCCTCCTCAAATCTATGCTCCAATTCCCATGTATTCCCATCAGAATCTGGTATCTTCTGAACTCCCACCAATTCCTGCAGTTCAGGATAGTGTTAGTCACCctaacacatcataccatcagaCGGAATCCAGTCTAGATCCAAGGAGTCACAGTAACACAG ATGGTGATTTCTCCGCTGGTAAAAACATG ATGGGAGGCCCTCAAAATGGAACAGCTCTGGGTAGTGCTGATCTGAGCATGGAACCCGCTGCCCAGGCTAATACAAACGAAACAAATACTCAGAAATCAGAAAAG gaaTCAAAGTCAGGATGGTTTAGTGGATGGTTCAGGTCAAAGACAAGAGAAACTCCAGAGGAACAGTATGAACAAACCAAACCTGCTTTCATG GAGTCAACACCCATTCCTACCTTCCCTGCTCCACCAAAGGTCTCTTCCACCATGCTGCCGTCACAGACCCAAGCTGCTGGCATCAATCCTTTTTCTAAGAGAGCTG gTCTAAAGCCAGGTGCAGCTTTGGGCCAGGGTCCCTAA